A single region of the Vicia villosa cultivar HV-30 ecotype Madison, WI linkage group LG4, Vvil1.0, whole genome shotgun sequence genome encodes:
- the LOC131598969 gene encoding uncharacterized protein LOC131598969 yields the protein MEYRYKGQILFSQLNYNISRSSLNFLFYEAKRSETTGPDTSLCGCTIRKTYGLPCAWILSKKKKLNSPIRMDEVADHWKKLRFDDFDPPKENDSKITISDELEVIMEKFAKADDTMKMHIKEQLRKIAFPETTDLKPPSQPVKTKGAPKKSKITQEDTSTKRSPSYFEHVDASFPDSPTPKSKCSDYKGARISKPPRTPPIKKSPIVYIDEMPLFMHKYIYNIVDVGGDGNCGYRAVADLLGKGENNHTLVRRELIMELTSYRDIYDRLYENQEKFTKIHDSLVPSLTGIAPVSKWMSFPDMGHLIASEYVMVCVDLTRFGLSETFFPLHSRPPLDASSRIICIGYLRSRHFVQVFLKPGCPIPATSCQWTAHRSNEAETCPDPFVSRMAEFEEMMSQEREKNRERSKNIPILDLGSTDWFREF from the coding sequence atggaataCCGGTATAAGGGTCAAattttattctcccaattgaattacaacatatcccgatcgagtttgaattttttgttttatgaagcgaagcggtcggagaccacggggccggatacttctttatgtgggtgtaccattagaaagacatacggccttccatgtgcttggatactttcaaaaaagaagaagttgaattcaccaatacgcatggatgaggtagccgaccattggaagaagcttcgttttgatgattttgacccgccaaaagaaaatgactccaaaatcaccatctccgacgagttggaagtgataatggagaagtttgctaaagcggatgacacaatgaaaatgcacataaaagaacaattgcgaaaaattgcatttccggagaccaccgatttgaaaccgccatctcaaccagttaaaacgaaaggtgcaccgaaaaagtccaaaattacacaagaagacacatcaacaaaacgatctccttcctactttgaacatgttgatgcatcattcccggattcaccgacaccgaagtccaagtgtagtgattataaaggagcccgtatttcgaagccacctcgcacaccgccgatcaaaaaatcacccattgtctacattgatgagatgccactttttatgcacaaatatatctataatatcgttgatgttggaggcgatggcaattgtggatatcgggccgttgcggatttgctcggtaaaggggaaaataatcacactttagtccgacgggaacttattatggagttgacttcgtatcgggacatctacgaccgactatatgaaaatcaagaaaagtttacgaaaattcatgattcacttgttccatcacttaccggtatcgctccggtttcgaagtggatgtcattccccgatatgggtcatctaatagcaagtgaaTATGTtatggtgtgtgtcgatttgacgaggtttggactaagtgagactttctttccacttcatagtcgaccgccattggacgcgtcgagccgcatcatatgcatcgggtatctacgatcgcgacacttcgtccaagtgtttttgaaaccggggtgtcctataccggctacttcttgtcaatggacggcacatcgttcaaatgaggcggagacttgtccggatcctttcgtttcaagaatggcggagtttgaagaaatgatgagccaagagcgcgagaaaaatagagagcggtcaaagaacatacctattttggacttaggatccaccgattggttccgtgaattttag
- the LOC131594635 gene encoding G-type lectin S-receptor-like serine/threonine-protein kinase LECRK3: MVIQTSLLFFFTLHLSVTVVTSAKLTIINQCNYTVWPALYSTDEASESPTGFILKPGENSIITTSDKWTGRLWGRTLCTTDSTTGNFSCVTGDCGSGKWECDRSGSPPLTLAEFTLNGPTSQDFYDVSLINGYNVPLNIVPLDSSGVCNSTGCPTDLNAVCPTELKLMKNGKFVACRGPCAVGNHSTAETCGPSFYSKIFKKACPEAFSYPEDSASTFTCSATDYQVVFCPSNNTSLNSLDQGGSVSVGESLTAGGGTTRWLSPSGDFAFGFYQIPGELFLLAIWYDKVQTDAVIWYANGDSPAQKGSRLVLNGSSGLVLTNPQGLEIWRSDFRSGTIFKGIMNDDGNFQLQDKNSGTIWDSFSDPTDTIVPNQVMELNGNLSSRQGAFNFSRGRFKLHLQEDGNLVLNLINLPSNYSYYPYYSFGTSDAKNQTNVGQRLMFDRSGFLYIEKKSGDNFSISNQNGTFSTDNFYYKATINYDGVFTIAFYPKDPKRGQSWVIAKTIPENICLYSTFTDGEGVCGFNSICTLTNDQRPNCTCPDGYSLIDSNNVYAGCIPNFQVICQAGRNKGWQDDMYTMKELPNTDWPKSDYEIISPSTLPECKESCLQDCLCVLVSFNQSSCWKKKLPLSYGRNDQVVKGISVMKLMKNDPFTSLPNQKKHHETLIIVISVLLGSSVLVILTLLGAMFFGFPYNRKKIKSFRTNKNVVDTNLRNFSFKEIVEATSNFKEELGRGSCSIVYKGTIEMMVNVAVKKLDKLLQDRDKEFQTEMSVIGQTHHRNLVRLLGYCNEGQHRILVYELMSNGTLASFIFTTLKPNWNQRFQIVLGIARGLVYLHEGCCTQIIHCDIKPQNILLDDQYNARISDFGLAKLLLIN; encoded by the exons ATGGTTATTCAAACTTCACTTCTGTTCTTCTTCACACTTCATCTATCAGTAACAG TTGTAACTTCAGCAAAATTAACTATAATTAACCAATGCAATTACACGGTGTGGCCAGCCTTATACTCTACCGATGAAGCCAGTGAATCACCCACCGGATTCATTTTAAAACCCGGCGAGAATTCCATAATCACAACCTCCGATAAATGGACCGGCCGCTTATGGGGCCGGACTCTCTGCACAACAGATTCCACCACCGGAAACTTCTCCTGTGTCACTGGCGATTGCGGCTCAGGAAAGTGGGAATGTGACAGAAGCGGATCACCGCCTTTGACGCTGGCGGAGTTCACTTTGAACGGTCCCACCAGTCAAGACTTTTACGATGTCAGTTTAATTAACGGTTATAACGTTCCATTGAATATTGTCCCATTGGATAGTTCTGGAGTGTGTAACAGTACGGGTTGTCCAACCGATCTGAACGCGGTGTGTCCGACGGAGTTGAAGCTAATGAAAAATGGGAAATTCGTGGCGTGTCGGGGTCCCTGTGCTGTTGGGAATCATTCAACTGCAGAGACATGTGGGCCGAGTTTTTATTCTAAGATTTTCAAGAAGGCGTGCCCTGAAGCCTTTAGCTATCCGGAGGATTCGGCCAGCACGTTCACATGTTCCGCGACCGATTACCAGGTCGTCTTTTGTCCCTCCAATAACACCAG CTTAAATTCATTAGATCAAGGTGGCAGTGTAAGTGTTGGCGAGTCACTTACTGCTGGTGGTGGAACAACTCGATGGCTCTCTCCTTCTGGAGATTTTGCATTTGGATTTTACCAAATTCCTGGTGAGCTTTTCTTACTAGCTATATGGTATGACAAGGTACAAACTGATGCAGTCATTTGGTATGCGAATGGAGATAGCCCTGCACAGAAGGGTTCAAGATTGGTATTAAATGGCTCTAGTGGCTTAGTGCTTACGAACCCTCAAGGTTTAGAGATATGGAGATCGGATTTCAGATCAGGTACAATTTTTAAAGGTATAATGAATGATGATGGAAACTTTCAATTGCAAGACAAAAACTCCGGCACAATTTGGGACAGTTTTAGTGATCCTACAGACACAATTGTGCCTAATCAGGTAATGGAGTTAAATGGAAATCTTTCTTCACGACAAGGAGCGTTTAACTTCTCACGTGGAAGGTTTAAACTTCATCTACAAGAGGATGGGAATCTTGTGCTTAATCTTATAAATTTGCCGAGCAACTACAGTTACTATCCTTACTACAGTTTTGGCACTAGTGATGCTAAGAATCAAACAAATGTTGGCCAACGATTGATGTTTGACAGATCAGGTTTCTTATACATTGAGAAAAAAAGTGGAGATAATTTTTCTATAAGCAACCAGAACGGGACATTCTCAACCGATAATTTCTACTACAAGGCAACAATTAATTATGATGGAGTTTTCACCATAGCATTTTACCCTAAAGATCCAAAAAGAGGACAGAGTTGGGTCATTGCGAAAACGATACCAGAAAACATATGCTTGTATTCTACATTCACAGACGGTGAAGGTGTATGTGGGTTTAATAGCATTTGCACCCTTACAAATGACCAAAGGCCGAATTGTACCTGCCCAGACGGATATTCTCTAATTGATTCAAATAACGTTTACGCTGGCTGCATACCGAATTTCCAAGTCATTTGTCAAGCAGGTAGGAACAAGGGTTGGCAAGATGATATGTATACAATGAAGGAATTGCCAAATACCGATTGGCCTAAATCTGATTATGAAATAATCAGTCCATCTACTTTGCCAGAATGTAAGGAATCATGTTTGCAAGATTGCTTATGTGTTTTGGTTTCTTTCAACCAAAGTTCTTGCTGGAAGAAGAAACTCCCACTATCCTATGGAAGAAATGATCAGGTAGTAAAAGGAATTTCTGTCATGAAATTGATGAAAAATGATCCTTTTACATCCTTGCCAAATCAAAAGAAACATCATGAAACATTGATTATTGTGATTTCAGTTCTTTTAGGAAGCTCTGTGCTTGTCATTTTGACATTACTCGGGGCAATGTTTTTTGGGTTTCCTTACAACCGCAAGAAGATCAAGAGTTTTAGAACCAACAAAAATGTTGTTGACACTAACCTGCGTAATTTTAGTTTCAAGGAAATCGTTGAAGCAACAAGTAACTTCAAAGAAGAACTTGGAAGAGGGTCTTGTAGCATTGTGTACAAAGGAACAATAGAGATGATGGTCAATGTAGCAGTTAAGAAACTGGATAAATTGCTTCAAGATAGGGATAAGGAATTTCAGACTGAAATGAGTGTGATAGGACAAACTCATCACCGCAACCTTGTCCGACTTCTTGGATATTGCAATGAAGGACAACATCGGATTTTGGTATACGAGTTAATGAGCAATGGAACTTTAGCAAGTTTCATTTTCACAACTTTAAAACCAAATTGGAACCAACGGTTCCAGATTGTTCTTGGAATCGCAAGAGGTCTTGTTTACTTGCATGAGGGATGTTGCACCCAAATCATCCATTGTGATATTAAACCGCAAAATATACTTCTGGATGATCAATACAATGCTAGGATTTCAGATTTTGGATTAGCGAAGCTATTGCTGATTAATTAG